The nucleotide sequence AGCTGTTTTTGATGTACCAAATGGGTATATTAAATCATTTTGTGAATTAATTTCTATTGCGAGAAAAGAATTTCCTGAATTAGGTATTCTTGCAGGAAATGTTGTTACACCAGATGGGGTTAAACAACTAATGGAATCTGGTGCTGATGGGGTAAAAGTAGGTATTGGATCTGGTGGCGTTTGTAGCACATCTGCAACCACAGGTGTTGGTTATCCTCAATTAGCTGCCGTAATTGAATGTTCTGAAGAGGCAAAAAAATCCAAAGGATTTATCATATCTGATGGTGGGATTAAAACATCTGGAGATATAGTAAAAGCTTATTCTGGAGGTGCAGGATTTGTAATGTTGGGATCAGTTCTCGCTGGACATGAGGAAGGTAAGGCATCTCTAATAACCAAAGATGGAAAGTTTTACAGAAAATTTTATGGTATGAGTTCAGGAGAAGCTATGACTAAACATTATGGTGGAGTAGCAAATTATAGAGCTCCAGAAGGTATATCGATATTGGTAGAAGATCGAGGTAGTGTTGAGAATACTGTAAATCAATTATTGGGTGGAATTCGTTCTGCTTGTACTTATATAAACGCAAAAAACATTAGTGAAATTTTCGAGAAATCTACATTTATTACAGTGTAATTTAGTCCGCTAATTGATTCAAAGATTCATCAAACTCAGCAGGTGTATTAACTAAGTAACCAATATTGTTCAAACCTCTCATTAATCCTTTATCGTCCATACC is from SAR202 cluster bacterium and encodes:
- a CDS encoding GMP reductase (catalyzes the NADPH-dependent deamination of GMP to inosine monophosphate); the protein is MTFLIDGLMIINNDKKLGFDDVLVIPKVSTINSRKDVDLDTNIKFPNSGLDWNGMPIMASNMDFVGTFEMGMALQNFHVTTAVNKFYSTDEWVNAINQGLDLNYNFITFGLDNIEHIHQKISDISARSNKSPSVAVFDVPNGYIKSFCELISIARKEFPELGILAGNVVTPDGVKQLMESGADGVKVGIGSGGVCSTSATTGVGYPQLAAVIECSEEAKKSKGFIISDGGIKTSGDIVKAYSGGAGFVMLGSVLAGHEEGKASLITKDGKFYRKFYGMSSGEAMTKHYGGVANYRAPEGISILVEDRGSVENTVNQLLGGIRSACTYINAKNISEIFEKSTFITV